From the genome of Deltaproteobacteria bacterium:
CATTGAGCATCTCGGGAATCGCTTCCAGGCCGCTCGAGATGTCCAGCACCGCAAAGGCGACGAAAATGCAAAGCCCGGCAGCATCCAAAGCAGCAGTAGCTATCTGCAGGTTCCGGGAGAGCTCTACCTGGCCTTCTGCTTTCAGTGGATCGACGAAGCCTCCTATTTTCATAATATTGGTGGCCACTGCATAGCCGGCAGTGTGGTCAGCACCCATGGTGCTGGTGGCATAGGTAACGCCGATACCCTTGATGGCGCGGGGGTCGTAGGCAGGAAGTCCTTGCCGTTTCACCACTGGCACATGCGTCACGCCAAAGGCCTGGCCGGTGACTGCCGCACCACTGCCAAGGATTCGTCCCAGAGGTGTCCCCTCCCCTATCTCATGGAGCAATTCAATGTGCCCTGCTGCATCTCCAAAGGCTTTGACCCCTGCATGCATGGCCACTGCGATGGCGCAGCCAGTTTCAATGGTGTCCAGACCATAGTCATCACACAGGCGGTCAATCTGGGCGATAGCGTCCAGGTCATCTATGCCGCAATTGGCACCATTGGCCCACACGGTTTCATACTCTAGAGCCGAAGTCACATAGTTCTTGTCTTTATCGACATATTCGTTCGAGCACTGGATTATACAGGTAGAGCATCCAGAGTGGGTAGTGCTTCCTCCCCGCTCCTTTATGGTGTCGTGCATTGTTTCGCCGCTTATTTTCTGAGTGCCCTCGAATCGCCCGTCTGTGAAATTGCGAGTCGGATAGGCGCCGGCTTCATTGATAATGTTTGCCAAAATATTGGTTCCGTAAACCGCCAGACCACCTCCAGGTTTGGTGACCGCATGCTCTCGCAAGGCATCGCGAAAAATGGCCGCTGCCTTTTTGAATGCCTCCTTGTCATGATAGGTCACCCCGGGTGCCTCCCTATCATCAATTACAATGGCCTTGAGACCTTTGGCTCCCATCACAGCACCCATGCCGCCGCGGCCCGCATGCCGGGATGGGGTGCCATTGGTGCTCGTTACCGCAATCGATGCTGCAGAGAGCTTCATTTCACCCGCCGGACCAATAGAAACAATGCCGGCCTTTTTGCCATATTTCTCCTGAAGTCGAGCCACCAGATCATAATTCTTCAGCCCCTTGAGATCGTCAGCCTCCAGGAGCTGTGCCCCGTCCTTGTTAACCAGGAGACAGTAAAGTTTTCCCTGCTCTGCTTGATTCTCGATGACGATGCCGGCAATACCCAATTTGCCGAGCTTGATTGCCGCATTACCGCCCACATTGCTTTCCTTGATACCACCGGTCAGAGGACTCTTGCCGCCTATGGACAAGCGTCCTGAATTGGCGCAAGTGGTACCCGCCAGTAGACCGGAAGCGACGACGAGTTTGTTATCCGGCCCCAGAGGATGGCACAGAGGCGGCACCTCCTTTGCTACTATCATGGAAGTTAAAGCCCTGCCTCCCAGTTGGGCATAGTCCCCCGGGAGATCCTCAGTGTTGACTGCTCTGGCAGCCATATCTACACGAATAAGCTTCCTCATGGCAATCACCCCCTCCTCTTGTCACACCCATCAGTTCTAGTTATCCCTCTCTAAAAACTGGGCAGTACAAACCCTTCTTTCACTGCCAACCATATGAAGAGGGTCTCCACACTGTCAAGCGAAATCTGCTCTCAGGCTTGTCTTTGATGAATTACTTCGTCATGAATCGACCAGCTTCTTTTTTTCCTCACTGCAGCACGCCAGTGGGGATAAAGTCAGCAAATTTTCTTGCCAATTCACGAAGCTTCTCCTGATAATAGGCAATATTTTCATCGGGATTGTCCGGATCATAGTCAGCCACCAATTTGCAATTGTCATACATTCGTATTTTCTTGGCAGTGCCAGTCACATAATAGGAGATCTGGTCGCCTGCACGATAATCGCGGCGAGCGGCCAGCGCCAGTTCATAGGCGGCAGCAGGATTTCTCTTCCTGGCCAACACTTTTTGCTTGTAACTTTCTGGCGTCTCTCGCAAAGTCTCTGTTTTGGCAAGCCATTCGATGGGCAGTTCATGTTTGGCAATGCGCTGTTGAAAATCTTGCAAAAGAGTCAGAATGTCCTCCCCCTTCTCCTCTAGCAATAGACGAATCATACCCATGAGAAATTCACGCAGGTATCTTTCCATTCCCCGAGAGCGCAGAGCACTGCCTTTGATAATTATCTCGCCCTGCTCTGTCAAAAGGGCATAATTCTTTTTCTTGTAAGAAAACATGGCCCGATATATACCAGCCAGCTCCACCTCGATGCCAGTTGGCAGATCATCGGAAAGGCGCTGCACCAGGGCGGCCGCCTCCTCTCTGCTGGTGATATCTTCGGGAGGCAAGAAATAGATGCCGTCTGTGTCGATTTCAATGGGTTCAGCACCATGCTGGCGCAGCCAGGAAATCATTTGCCGGATTATCTTTCTACCTCGTCTGGTTACCTCCCCTGCCACTTCTGGATCAGCGAAGTGATGCATTCTGGTCCCCAGATATCCATAAAAAGAGTTGATCAATACTTTGAACGTTTGCTGGAGGGCCTCATGGTACTCTCGATCATGGGCTTCCCTGGACCTGTGAGCTCGCTCTTTTGCTGCCAGCCGAAAAGAGCGGAGGTCGTCGAGCAGCGGTAGGAATATGCCCAGGCTGTCTCCCGAAGGCTGCAGTTTATAGGTGAGCAGAATGGAGGGGTAAAGGGATGTCACGTCACAGGAGACCACCGGTTTAAGGATGCCTGTGTGAAAGACATCGGTGTAGCCGCCGGCAAAGGGAGCTCCACTTTTCGGCCTCGGAATAGATGTTCGCTGCCTTATGTATTCCCGCAGAAAGAGCGAGTTGATCTTGGTAGCGTTTCCCCGGATGAGAACATTTTGATACGAGTATGGAAAGATCCGTGTTTGCAGGAAAAACGGATGAGCCAACAACTCAGACAAGGCAAGGGTCTCGCGAACATCATCAAGGTTGTATTGTTTGAACAATTCAGGCTCATGTTCAAAATGCCAGGCCATCTCGCTTGCTTCCAGATAGACTCTGTCGGCTGTTGCCAGTCCGAAGTGCTGCGCTGCCTGTTTTAAACCATAGCTGTTCAATTCTCTGGCGGTTACATCATAGTATTGCAGCAAAAACATGGTGTCCAGGATGTGCCGGCCATAGATGTCCATACGTGTGTAGTCGATGATTCGTTCTGCCACAGTAAAGCGAGAACGGCGCAAGTACGGTTGGCTGCCATCGCGCCCCCAGCGAAGCTGAATGCCGTGCATCCGCGCTCGAGTGACAATATAGTTCAGATCAAAATTGAACAGGTTGTGGCCCTCGAGCACATCAGGATCAATTTCCCTGATATATTCGGACAACACCTGGAGCATTTCTTTTTCCGTCAAATCGCTGCCAAAGAGCACTTCTTGTCTTCCCCGATTGTCCAATAAGGCAATGGAAAGAATACGGTCTTCCTCTCTGAGAGGATTTGAGAAGG
Proteins encoded in this window:
- a CDS encoding aldehyde ferredoxin oxidoreductase; translation: MRKLIRVDMAARAVNTEDLPGDYAQLGGRALTSMIVAKEVPPLCHPLGPDNKLVVASGLLAGTTCANSGRLSIGGKSPLTGGIKESNVGGNAAIKLGKLGIAGIVIENQAEQGKLYCLLVNKDGAQLLEADDLKGLKNYDLVARLQEKYGKKAGIVSIGPAGEMKLSAASIAVTSTNGTPSRHAGRGGMGAVMGAKGLKAIVIDDREAPGVTYHDKEAFKKAAAIFRDALREHAVTKPGGGLAVYGTNILANIINEAGAYPTRNFTDGRFEGTQKISGETMHDTIKERGGSTTHSGCSTCIIQCSNEYVDKDKNYVTSALEYETVWANGANCGIDDLDAIAQIDRLCDDYGLDTIETGCAIAVAMHAGVKAFGDAAGHIELLHEIGEGTPLGRILGSGAAVTGQAFGVTHVPVVKRQGLPAYDPRAIKGIGVTYATSTMGADHTAGYAVATNIMKIGGFVDPLKAEGQVELSRNLQIATAALDAAGLCIFVAFAVLDISSGLEAIPEMLNALYGWNLTLDDVTEYGKQIIKAERQFNFAAGFTSADDRLPDFFTKEPLPPHKTVFDVSEQELDQVLQF
- a CDS encoding DNA polymerase II, with the translated sequence MAAVAFEENEILFGADGTEGIVAVEPAGDRFMRLFIRNAGKLTFRDDVFRPFLLLEDVSLLDGFKKPVEAHTLTSKNEFRFLVLFETWNDCKKAVNYLRSRTGKTPSAPEAPYLFLSDPVHQYLLFSGKTLFKKLSFKDLHRLALDIETATSPGYTFSNPLREEDRILSIALLDNRGRQEVLFGSDLTEKEMLQVLSEYIREIDPDVLEGHNLFNFDLNYIVTRARMHGIQLRWGRDGSQPYLRRSRFTVAERIIDYTRMDIYGRHILDTMFLLQYYDVTARELNSYGLKQAAQHFGLATADRVYLEASEMAWHFEHEPELFKQYNLDDVRETLALSELLAHPFFLQTRIFPYSYQNVLIRGNATKINSLFLREYIRQRTSIPRPKSGAPFAGGYTDVFHTGILKPVVSCDVTSLYPSILLTYKLQPSGDSLGIFLPLLDDLRSFRLAAKERAHRSREAHDREYHEALQQTFKVLINSFYGYLGTRMHHFADPEVAGEVTRRGRKIIRQMISWLRQHGAEPIEIDTDGIYFLPPEDITSREEAAALVQRLSDDLPTGIEVELAGIYRAMFSYKKKNYALLTEQGEIIIKGSALRSRGMERYLREFLMGMIRLLLEEKGEDILTLLQDFQQRIAKHELPIEWLAKTETLRETPESYKQKVLARKRNPAAAYELALAARRDYRAGDQISYYVTGTAKKIRMYDNCKLVADYDPDNPDENIAYYQEKLRELARKFADFIPTGVLQ